The following coding sequences lie in one Nitratireductor mangrovi genomic window:
- a CDS encoding type II 3-dehydroquinate dehydratase — translation MTAPIYVINGPNLNRLGTREPEIYGRTTLAEVENICREAAGETPLEFRQSNREYEIIEWIHEAIDRPAVGIVINPAAFTFTSIAILDALKMFPGPIIELHISNIHRREEIYHRSLVSKVATAVIAGLGPRGYLLAVGAMNEWVPAN, via the coding sequence ATGACCGCACCGATTTACGTCATCAACGGCCCCAACCTGAACCGCCTCGGAACGCGCGAACCCGAAATCTACGGTCGAACGACGCTGGCCGAAGTGGAAAATATCTGCCGGGAAGCGGCCGGCGAGACGCCGTTGGAATTCAGGCAATCGAACCGCGAATATGAAATCATCGAATGGATCCACGAGGCAATCGATCGCCCGGCGGTCGGCATCGTCATCAATCCGGCCGCGTTCACCTTTACCTCGATCGCCATCCTCGACGCACTGAAGATGTTTCCCGGCCCGATCATCGAACTGCACATCTCGAACATCCACCGACGCGAAGAAATCTACCACCGTTCGCTGGTATCGAAGGTCGCTACGGCAGTGATCGCGGGACTTGGCCCGCGCGGCTATTTGCTGGCGGTTGGAGCGATGAACGAGTGGGTTCCAGCGAATTAG
- a CDS encoding GntR family transcriptional regulator translates to MKHDVSLPSAAPVPTIGENAYRRIRSDIIFGRLAPGQKLKLERLRDAYGASISTLRETLNRLASESLVVAEGQRGFEVAPVSVENLREIAALRLLLEGHALKQSFAAGDMEWEGRVVAAYHKLATMERRMHDGDRSETELWKRYDWEFHQALISACGSTVLIETHAGVFDKYLRYQMIALSFRGDIAAEEHKIMHDCALDRDAARARDVLVRHVEGGVEHALSKGTIR, encoded by the coding sequence ATGAAGCACGATGTCTCGCTGCCTTCCGCCGCTCCGGTCCCGACAATCGGAGAAAATGCCTACCGTCGGATCAGGTCGGACATCATCTTCGGCCGCCTCGCACCCGGTCAGAAGCTGAAGCTCGAGCGCCTGCGCGATGCCTATGGCGCGAGCATCAGCACCTTGCGCGAAACCCTGAATCGTCTGGCATCCGAAAGCCTTGTCGTGGCGGAGGGCCAGAGAGGGTTCGAGGTCGCGCCGGTCTCGGTCGAGAATTTGCGCGAGATCGCGGCGTTGCGGCTGCTGCTTGAGGGGCATGCTCTCAAGCAGTCGTTCGCGGCCGGCGACATGGAATGGGAGGGGCGAGTTGTTGCCGCTTACCACAAGCTTGCGACGATGGAACGGCGCATGCACGATGGTGATCGCAGCGAAACCGAGCTCTGGAAGCGCTATGATTGGGAGTTTCATCAGGCACTGATTTCTGCCTGCGGTTCGACGGTCCTCATCGAGACCCATGCCGGCGTGTTCGACAAATATCTTCGCTATCAGATGATTGCCCTTTCTTTCCGCGGTGACATCGCGGCCGAGGAACACAAGATCATGCATGATTGCGCGCTGGATCGGGACGCGGCGCGTGCCCGGGACGTGCTGGTCAGGCATGTCGAAGGCGGGGTCGAGCACGCCCTCTCCAAGGGTACGATACGGTAG
- a CDS encoding sialic acid TRAP transporter substrate-binding protein SiaP, translating into MIEFTRRTLVAAGSALALTAFATVATAQEKIGLRFSAVFSEQDIRAEMMKRFAEAIGEDFDYQGYYGGTLFKQGTELVALQRGNLEMGNIAPQDMSNQIPAWSVLTSAYLFRDADHLRTFFESDAGKEMTQMVEDQLGVKILGPTYFGSRQVGLNLDKKISTPADMAGVKLRMPGGDAWQFLGSALGANPVPMAYAEVYTGLQTGAIDGQDNPLPNVQNMKFYEVMKQIVLTSHLVGYDLLTISLDAWNKLTPEQQEKVQAAADSAIEWSTAEHLKREEELASFMKEQGLELYKPDVDAFRAHAQKMYLESDLAKDWPDGMVDRINAL; encoded by the coding sequence ATGATCGAATTCACGAGACGAACGCTGGTAGCGGCGGGCTCCGCCCTTGCGCTCACTGCCTTTGCCACGGTAGCCACCGCGCAGGAGAAGATCGGGCTGCGCTTTTCGGCCGTGTTCTCGGAACAGGACATCCGCGCCGAGATGATGAAGAGGTTCGCCGAAGCGATCGGCGAGGATTTCGACTATCAGGGCTACTACGGCGGCACACTGTTCAAGCAGGGAACAGAACTGGTCGCGCTGCAACGCGGCAATCTGGAGATGGGCAACATCGCCCCACAGGACATGTCCAACCAGATTCCGGCCTGGTCAGTGCTGACCTCGGCCTATCTGTTCCGTGACGCCGATCATCTGCGCACCTTCTTCGAGAGCGATGCAGGCAAGGAAATGACGCAGATGGTCGAGGACCAGCTCGGCGTGAAGATCCTGGGTCCCACCTATTTCGGCTCGCGCCAGGTTGGTCTGAATCTCGACAAGAAGATCAGCACGCCTGCCGACATGGCCGGCGTCAAGCTCAGGATGCCGGGCGGCGACGCATGGCAATTCCTGGGCTCCGCGCTTGGCGCGAACCCCGTGCCGATGGCCTATGCCGAGGTTTACACGGGACTGCAGACCGGCGCGATCGACGGGCAGGACAATCCGCTCCCGAACGTCCAGAACATGAAATTCTACGAGGTGATGAAGCAGATCGTGCTGACCTCCCATCTGGTCGGTTACGATCTCCTGACCATCTCGCTGGATGCCTGGAACAAGCTGACGCCCGAACAGCAGGAGAAAGTCCAGGCCGCGGCCGACTCCGCCATCGAATGGAGCACTGCCGAGCATCTCAAGCGTGAGGAGGAACTGGCTTCGTTCATGAAGGAACAGGGATTGGAACTCTACAAGCCGGACGTGGACGCCTTCCGCGCGCATGCCCAGAAGATGTATCTTGAATCGGACCTGGCCAAGGACTGGCCGGACGGCATGGTCGATCGCATCAACGCGCTCTGA
- a CDS encoding NAD(P)-binding domain-containing protein, whose protein sequence is MIMGSVRLGLIGANIARSQSPRLHVEAGRLCGVEVRYERLVPRDLGLDFGAVFDRCLDEGFRGVNVTYPYKEEVVARVKLSDPPTARIGACNTVLFGNGGPLGHNTDHSGFISAFEASFGKTAPGKVALVGAGGVGKAIAFALVRLGAGELRIFDTDPGKAHRLAAMLSEAGAAPRVIRATSTEEAVEHADGLVNCTPIGMSGHSGSSMERRHMVGASWAFDAVYTPVDTDFLRSAADAGLAIMTGWELFFYQGLDAFRHFTGAEVDPLSLRRVLRANDEKKLHA, encoded by the coding sequence ATGATCATGGGTTCCGTCCGGCTCGGCCTCATCGGAGCCAACATCGCCCGCTCGCAATCGCCTCGGCTTCACGTGGAAGCGGGAAGGCTCTGCGGTGTCGAAGTTAGGTATGAACGCCTGGTGCCGCGCGATCTCGGGCTGGACTTCGGGGCCGTGTTCGATCGCTGCCTTGACGAAGGTTTCCGCGGCGTGAACGTCACCTATCCCTACAAGGAAGAGGTCGTGGCGCGCGTCAAGCTCTCCGATCCGCCCACGGCAAGAATCGGCGCCTGCAACACGGTGCTGTTCGGGAATGGCGGCCCGCTGGGACACAATACGGACCATTCCGGCTTCATTTCCGCATTCGAAGCGTCGTTCGGCAAGACGGCTCCCGGCAAGGTGGCGCTGGTGGGCGCTGGCGGAGTGGGCAAGGCGATCGCATTTGCACTGGTGCGCCTCGGCGCCGGCGAATTGCGCATCTTTGACACTGATCCGGGCAAGGCGCATCGTCTCGCGGCGATGCTGTCGGAGGCCGGGGCGGCGCCCCGGGTGATCAGGGCCACGTCCACCGAGGAAGCGGTCGAGCATGCGGACGGGCTGGTCAATTGCACGCCGATCGGCATGAGTGGCCATTCCGGATCTTCGATGGAACGCCGGCACATGGTCGGAGCGTCCTGGGCATTCGATGCTGTCTACACGCCGGTGGATACGGATTTTCTACGCTCCGCCGCCGACGCCGGACTGGCGATCATGACCGGGTGGGAACTGTTCTTTTATCAGGGACTGGATGCGTTCCGCCATTTCACTGGTGCCGAGGTTGACCCCCTGTCGCTGCGGCGAGTCCTGCGGGCCAACGACGAGAAAAAGCTTCACGCATGA
- a CDS encoding bifunctional sugar phosphate isomerase/epimerase/4-hydroxyphenylpyruvate dioxygenase family protein, which produces MKTSIATVSISGDLREKLAAIAAAGFDGVEIFENDFLAFDGTPAEVGRMVREHGLEITLFQPFRDFEGMPEPQRARTFDRAERKFDLMAELGTDLMLICSNVSPLALGGIDRAAADLRELGERAAKRGLRVGYEALAWGRHVSDHRDAWEIVRRADHPNVGLILDSFHTLAREIDADTIRSIPGDRIFIVQLADAPRLAMDLLSWSRHYRNMPGEGDLPVTAFMRAVAATGYAGPLSLEIFNDQFRGGSPRTIAVDGRRSLLNLMDEVRREEPAVAIAVPDMPPRVSVERVEFIEFATSEEEATELGRMLSTLGFSPRARHRSKDVVLWRQGPERSGINIVINTEREGLAHSSHLVHGANAYAMGIRVADAAATVTRARILGAEPFEQRHGPGELSIPAIRGVGGGVIYFIDGGELSRVWDIEFEALAQPEEQDAGLLAIDHIAQTMNYEEMLTWVLFYTSILKTRKLPMVDVVDPGGLVRSQVVEADGGALRLTLNGAENRKTLAGHFLAESFGSTVQHLAFASADIFRSADRVRSLGFRPLEISPNYYDDLEARLGLEPELTGRMRAANILYDRDGDGEYFQFYSGNYGEGFFFEIVERRGGYRGYGAVNAPFRIAAQKRALRPKGMPKA; this is translated from the coding sequence ATGAAGACTTCGATCGCGACGGTATCGATCAGCGGCGATCTGCGCGAGAAGCTGGCCGCGATCGCCGCTGCGGGCTTCGATGGCGTCGAGATTTTCGAGAACGACTTTCTTGCCTTCGACGGGACCCCCGCGGAAGTCGGGCGCATGGTGCGCGAACACGGGCTGGAGATCACCTTGTTCCAGCCGTTCCGCGACTTCGAGGGCATGCCCGAACCGCAGCGCGCCCGAACCTTCGACCGTGCCGAACGCAAGTTCGACCTGATGGCCGAACTCGGCACCGACCTGATGCTGATCTGCTCCAATGTCTCGCCTCTTGCGCTGGGTGGTATCGATCGTGCCGCCGCTGATCTGCGCGAGCTTGGAGAGAGAGCCGCCAAACGTGGACTCCGCGTCGGTTACGAAGCGCTTGCCTGGGGGCGCCATGTCAGCGATCACCGCGACGCTTGGGAGATCGTGCGCCGTGCGGACCATCCCAATGTCGGCTTGATCCTCGATTCCTTCCACACGCTTGCGCGCGAGATCGATGCCGATACGATCCGGTCCATACCGGGCGACCGCATCTTCATCGTGCAACTGGCCGACGCGCCGCGTCTGGCGATGGACCTGTTGTCGTGGAGCCGGCACTACCGCAACATGCCCGGCGAAGGCGACCTGCCGGTTACCGCCTTCATGCGTGCGGTCGCCGCCACCGGCTATGCGGGGCCGCTGTCGCTCGAGATCTTCAACGACCAGTTCAGGGGCGGCTCGCCGCGCACCATCGCCGTCGACGGGCGTCGTTCGCTACTCAATCTGATGGACGAGGTGCGGCGGGAGGAGCCGGCGGTCGCGATCGCCGTGCCCGACATGCCGCCACGGGTCAGCGTTGAACGTGTCGAGTTCATCGAGTTCGCGACCAGCGAGGAAGAGGCTACCGAACTGGGCCGGATGCTGTCGACGCTTGGCTTTTCGCCACGCGCGCGGCACCGCTCCAAGGACGTGGTGCTGTGGCGCCAGGGACCCGAGCGGTCCGGCATCAACATCGTCATCAACACGGAGCGGGAAGGGCTCGCCCACTCCTCTCATCTCGTTCACGGCGCCAACGCGTATGCCATGGGGATCCGCGTGGCAGACGCGGCGGCCACGGTCACGCGCGCCCGCATTCTGGGTGCGGAGCCTTTCGAGCAGCGGCATGGGCCGGGCGAGCTTTCGATCCCGGCGATCCGCGGCGTGGGCGGCGGCGTCATCTACTTTATCGACGGCGGCGAGTTGTCTCGCGTGTGGGATATCGAGTTCGAGGCGCTGGCTCAGCCCGAGGAACAGGACGCCGGCCTGCTAGCGATCGACCACATCGCCCAGACGATGAACTACGAGGAGATGCTGACCTGGGTGCTGTTCTACACCTCGATCCTGAAGACGCGAAAACTGCCGATGGTCGACGTCGTCGACCCTGGCGGCCTTGTGCGCAGTCAGGTCGTCGAGGCCGACGGCGGCGCACTCCGACTGACCCTGAACGGCGCCGAGAACCGCAAGACCCTGGCCGGCCACTTCCTCGCCGAAAGCTTCGGATCGACCGTACAGCACCTGGCCTTCGCGAGCGCCGACATTTTCCGATCCGCCGATCGGGTGCGCTCGCTCGGGTTCCGGCCGCTGGAAATATCGCCCAACTACTACGATGATCTGGAGGCGCGCCTCGGGCTGGAACCGGAACTGACTGGTCGCATGCGGGCCGCCAACATCCTCTACGACCGGGATGGCGATGGCGAATATTTCCAGTTCTACAGCGGCAACTACGGCGAGGGCTTCTTTTTCGAGATCGTCGAACGCCGCGGCGGCTACCGGGGCTATGGCGCCGTCAATGCTCCGTTTCGCATCGCGGCGCAGAAGCGCGCGCTCAGGCCAAAGGGCATGCCGAAGGCGTGA
- the trpA gene encoding tryptophan synthase subunit alpha, producing MTETRIDRRLAKLKAEGRPALVTYFMGGDPDYETSLSIMKALPGAGSDIIELGMPFSDPMADGPAIQAAGLRALKGGQTLKKTLQMATSFREDDDETPIVMMGYYNPIYIYGVERFLTDAKAAGIDGLIIVDLPPEMDAELCIPALKAGINFIRMVTRNGDDARLRHSLANASGFVYCVSTNGTTGLTAPDPSQVSAFAERLRSITPLPICIGFGIKTRGDVITFGGMADGVAIGTELVRTIEGEPASAVSRVVAYVGGLTEP from the coding sequence ATGACCGAGACCCGCATCGACCGCCGCCTGGCGAAGCTGAAGGCCGAGGGACGCCCGGCGCTCGTCACCTATTTCATGGGCGGCGATCCCGACTACGAGACCTCGCTGTCGATCATGAAGGCGCTGCCGGGCGCGGGCAGCGACATCATCGAGCTCGGCATGCCGTTCTCCGACCCGATGGCCGACGGGCCGGCGATCCAGGCGGCGGGCCTGCGCGCGCTCAAGGGCGGGCAGACGCTGAAGAAGACGCTTCAAATGGCGACGAGCTTTCGCGAAGATGACGACGAGACGCCGATCGTGATGATGGGCTATTACAACCCGATCTACATCTATGGCGTCGAGCGTTTCCTGACCGACGCCAAGGCGGCCGGCATCGACGGCCTCATCATCGTCGATCTTCCGCCGGAAATGGACGCCGAACTCTGCATCCCGGCCCTCAAGGCCGGCATCAACTTCATCCGCATGGTGACCCGCAATGGCGATGACGCGAGGTTACGACATTCCTTGGCCAATGCGAGCGGCTTCGTCTATTGCGTTTCGACCAACGGAACCACGGGACTGACTGCCCCCGACCCTTCGCAAGTCAGCGCCTTTGCCGAGCGGCTGCGCTCGATCACCCCTTTGCCGATCTGCATCGGATTTGGCATCAAGACCCGAGGCGATGTCATCACATTCGGCGGTATGGCCGACGGCGTGGCGATCGGGACCGAACTGGTCAGGACGATCGAGGGCGAGCCCGCCAGCGCTGTTTCGCGCGTCGTCGCCTATGTCGGTGGCCTGACGGAGCCGTGA
- a CDS encoding TRAP transporter small permease, translated as MPLARIGQFLYRRAENVLAILLVVMFLAFMAQIIFRYFLNFPIGWTSELTVITWLWLVLWGAAFVLREDEEIRFDLIYGAVGPGVRRAMTIVFSVVLLVIYLFSYPAVLDYVTFMKVQATAYMKIRFDLLFSIYLFFAAAVIVRYAWLLWGAIRSRNPRRRDPEHAGSSL; from the coding sequence ATGCCGCTCGCTCGCATCGGGCAGTTTCTCTATCGGCGCGCCGAGAACGTCCTGGCCATACTGCTGGTCGTGATGTTCCTCGCCTTCATGGCGCAGATCATCTTCCGCTACTTTCTTAACTTCCCCATCGGCTGGACCTCGGAACTAACCGTCATCACCTGGCTGTGGCTGGTTCTCTGGGGGGCGGCCTTCGTCCTGCGCGAGGACGAGGAAATACGGTTCGATCTCATCTACGGGGCGGTGGGCCCGGGCGTTCGCAGGGCGATGACGATCGTTTTCTCCGTAGTGCTGCTTGTCATCTACCTTTTTTCGTATCCGGCCGTCCTCGACTACGTGACCTTCATGAAGGTGCAGGCGACCGCCTACATGAAGATCCGGTTCGATCTGCTGTTTTCCATCTACCTTTTCTTCGCCGCGGCGGTGATCGTGCGCTACGCTTGGCTGCTGTGGGGCGCGATCCGAAGCCGCAATCCGCGCCGGCGCGATCCGGAGCATGCGGGCTCCAGCCTATGA
- a CDS encoding GntR family transcriptional regulator, translating to MTDLSSALDTAGEAAYRAIRHDIIFGKLQPGARLKLERLRAPYRASVSTLRETLNRLSSERLVLAEGQRGFEVAPVSQDHFREVAALRELLESHAMRESFERGDVEWESRVLAAHHKLARMEVRMESGDRSGTEDWKRYDREFHAALISACGSVELMAAHRQIFDHYLRYQIIAVIYRGGEASGEHRQLLEFALERDHAQASQVLGRHIGACVEHTVRHGLLVT from the coding sequence ATGACCGATCTCAGCTCTGCCTTGGACACCGCTGGCGAAGCCGCCTATCGCGCCATCCGCCACGACATCATTTTCGGGAAGCTTCAGCCGGGGGCCCGGCTGAAGCTGGAGCGGCTGCGCGCGCCCTATCGGGCGAGCGTCAGCACGCTTCGCGAGACACTCAACCGGCTTTCGTCCGAGCGACTGGTACTGGCGGAAGGGCAGCGCGGGTTCGAGGTTGCGCCTGTTTCACAGGACCATTTCAGGGAGGTGGCGGCCCTGCGCGAACTCCTCGAAAGCCACGCCATGCGGGAATCGTTCGAGCGCGGCGACGTGGAGTGGGAGAGCCGGGTGCTCGCGGCACACCACAAGCTGGCGCGCATGGAAGTACGAATGGAAAGCGGCGACCGCTCTGGCACCGAGGACTGGAAGCGCTACGATCGGGAGTTCCATGCCGCGCTGATATCGGCCTGTGGCTCGGTCGAACTGATGGCGGCCCATCGGCAGATATTCGATCATTATCTGCGCTATCAGATCATCGCGGTGATCTATCGCGGCGGCGAAGCCTCGGGGGAACATCGGCAGTTGCTCGAATTTGCTCTCGAACGCGATCACGCGCAGGCCTCACAGGTGCTCGGCCGGCACATTGGCGCGTGCGTCGAGCATACCGTCCGGCACGGATTGCTGGTGACGTGA
- a CDS encoding DUF4286 family protein has protein sequence MKLLGDAAIAMWWSVDDAHLAEFHEWHSREHLPERLSIPGFNRGSRWRQENSGAFFVIYELATYAILTSDAYRARLNNPTP, from the coding sequence TTGAAGCTGCTCGGCGATGCGGCCATCGCAATGTGGTGGAGCGTGGACGACGCTCACCTGGCTGAGTTCCATGAATGGCATTCGAGAGAGCATCTGCCGGAACGCTTGAGCATACCGGGCTTCAACAGAGGCTCGCGTTGGCGACAGGAGAACAGCGGCGCGTTTTTCGTTATCTACGAATTGGCCACCTATGCGATCTTGACGTCGGATGCCTATCGGGCCCGACTGAACAATCCCACACCCTGA
- a CDS encoding TRAP transporter large permease codes for MSLADPFALCLVTIIALSLLGLPIGHAMIAGSIAYLYLAGLDMGTAAEQLLNGMYTSYILLAVPLFILSAEIMNTGSMTERLLRFCNTLVGRFRGGLALVNVVQSIIFAGMSGSAIADAAGVGKMMQKMMTHGGRYPASFAAALTAATAVIGPIIPPSIPVVLYALVSDASIGYLFLGGMVPGLLMGLLQMVLVVWRARRRNFPVEDPVPLRQIPGITIRAFPALMMPVVLLGGIYSGFTTPTEAAAIAAAYAFLISALLYRTVTFRSTYQTLLSSARTTASIGMLIAGALVFNYVVTVENIPRTLSAFLQGFDLTPTMFLIIVNILLLVLGCLLEGTTIILIVIPVLIPTAQALGVDLVHFGIVCVVNIMIGLITPPYGLLLFIMTNIGQVSLRALVRDILPFLYAMLASLALITFFPDLVLFLPRMLGYQG; via the coding sequence ATGAGCCTCGCCGACCCGTTCGCACTCTGCCTGGTCACCATCATAGCGCTCAGCCTGCTGGGCCTGCCGATCGGGCACGCGATGATCGCGGGTTCGATCGCCTATCTCTATCTGGCCGGCCTCGACATGGGCACGGCCGCCGAACAGCTGCTCAACGGCATGTACACAAGCTACATCCTATTGGCGGTCCCGCTGTTCATCCTGTCCGCCGAGATCATGAACACCGGCTCCATGACCGAGCGCCTCCTGCGCTTCTGCAATACGCTGGTCGGCCGGTTTCGCGGCGGCCTGGCGCTGGTCAACGTGGTACAGTCGATCATCTTCGCCGGCATGTCGGGTTCGGCGATCGCCGATGCGGCCGGCGTCGGCAAGATGATGCAGAAAATGATGACCCATGGCGGCCGCTATCCGGCAAGCTTCGCCGCTGCCCTCACCGCAGCAACCGCGGTCATCGGGCCAATCATCCCGCCCTCCATCCCCGTGGTGCTCTACGCGCTCGTGTCCGACGCGTCGATCGGCTACCTGTTCCTCGGCGGCATGGTGCCGGGCCTGCTGATGGGCCTTTTGCAGATGGTCCTGGTTGTCTGGCGGGCGCGGCGCCGCAATTTCCCGGTCGAGGACCCGGTTCCGCTGCGGCAAATCCCGGGCATCACCATCCGCGCCTTTCCCGCCTTGATGATGCCGGTGGTGCTGTTGGGCGGCATCTATTCGGGTTTCACCACGCCGACGGAAGCCGCCGCGATCGCGGCCGCCTACGCCTTCCTGATCTCGGCCCTGCTCTATCGCACGGTCACGTTTCGCAGCACCTACCAGACACTTCTGTCCAGCGCGCGGACTACCGCGTCAATCGGCATGCTGATCGCCGGCGCGCTCGTCTTCAACTACGTGGTCACGGTCGAAAACATCCCGCGCACGCTGAGCGCTTTCCTGCAGGGTTTCGACCTGACGCCGACGATGTTCCTGATCATCGTCAACATCCTGCTGCTGGTGCTCGGATGCCTGCTCGAGGGTACCACCATCATCCTGATCGTCATTCCGGTGCTGATCCCCACCGCCCAGGCCCTCGGGGTCGACCTGGTCCATTTCGGCATCGTCTGCGTCGTCAACATCATGATCGGGTTGATCACGCCGCCCTATGGTCTGCTTTTGTTCATCATGACGAACATCGGCCAGGTGTCGCTGCGCGCGCTCGTGCGCGACATCCTGCCCTTCCTCTACGCGATGCTCGCCTCACTCGCCTTGATCACCTTCTTTCCCGATCTCGTTCTCTTCCTGCCCCGCATGCTGGGATACCAAGGCTGA